Proteins encoded within one genomic window of Cellulomonas xiejunii:
- a CDS encoding cold-shock protein: MPQATVRWFDAERGFGFLNLGDDADDLFVHASEIVGDDNRKVLREGQEVEYELGEGDRGPQARRVRITGEYAADTPLGVLGTVSWYEPGKGYGFITPDSGDGEIFVHSSAIVGGGVVREGQRVAFMVVPGEKGPQAEHLLPLGAQTAPAGAAAAVADGADGTITFYDADKGFGFATRDTGGEDVFVHAKELVGATALAEGDRITFSVAESDRGPQARGVRLVGGAARRGPSAAPGRGRTERPRSSAGPRSSGAPARGGQGVVARYDADRGFGFITPDAGGDDLFVHVSVVRGGEALYEGDRVRFEVRQSDRGPQADRVELL, encoded by the coding sequence GTGCCCCAGGCCACTGTCCGTTGGTTCGACGCCGAGCGTGGGTTCGGCTTCCTCAACCTCGGGGACGACGCCGACGACCTGTTCGTCCACGCGTCCGAGATCGTCGGCGACGACAACCGCAAGGTGCTCCGCGAGGGCCAGGAGGTCGAGTACGAGCTCGGCGAGGGTGACCGCGGCCCGCAGGCCCGCCGCGTGCGGATCACGGGCGAGTACGCCGCGGACACGCCCCTGGGCGTGCTCGGCACCGTGTCCTGGTACGAGCCGGGCAAGGGCTACGGCTTCATCACCCCCGACAGCGGCGACGGCGAGATCTTCGTGCACAGCTCGGCCATCGTCGGCGGGGGTGTGGTCCGCGAGGGTCAGCGCGTCGCGTTCATGGTCGTCCCCGGCGAGAAGGGTCCGCAGGCCGAGCACCTGCTGCCGCTCGGGGCGCAGACCGCTCCGGCCGGTGCGGCGGCCGCGGTGGCCGACGGCGCGGACGGCACCATCACCTTCTACGACGCGGACAAGGGATTCGGCTTCGCCACGCGCGACACCGGTGGCGAGGACGTCTTCGTCCACGCCAAGGAGCTGGTCGGGGCCACCGCGCTCGCCGAGGGGGACCGCATCACGTTCAGCGTCGCCGAGAGCGACCGCGGCCCGCAGGCGCGCGGCGTGCGGCTCGTCGGCGGTGCGGCACGACGCGGCCCGTCGGCGGCACCGGGCCGTGGCCGCACGGAGCGGCCGCGGTCGTCCGCCGGCCCGCGGTCGTCGGGCGCCCCCGCGCGCGGCGGGCAGGGCGTGGTCGCGCGGTACGACGCCGACCGGGGCTTCGGCTTCATCACCCCCGACGCGGGCGGCGACGACCTGTTCGTGCACGTGTCGGTCGTGCGGGGCGGCGAGGCGCTGTACGAGGGTGACCGCGTCCGCTTCGAGGTGCGGCAGAGCGACCGCGGACCGCAGGCCGACCGCGTCGAGCTGCTCTGA
- a CDS encoding TetR/AcrR family transcriptional regulator: MAIPARPLRADAERNRQAIICAAGSVLAEKGCETTLEQIAEAAGVGVGTVYRRFASLEALMAVVLEEKMRRYAERTEQAAEQALTAPGEAFDDYVMFMLEQQATDAAFSDVLLSPGEGTELFVAEKTRAFRASLVLVARAKDAGAVRADFDCTDLHLLQHAARGLLRGTQRSAPLAWKRFGEYMLQAFRHAGDAPLTPPSRI, from the coding sequence ATGGCGATCCCCGCCCGCCCCCTGCGCGCCGACGCGGAACGCAACCGCCAGGCGATCATCTGCGCCGCCGGCTCGGTCCTCGCCGAGAAGGGGTGCGAGACGACCCTGGAGCAGATCGCCGAGGCGGCCGGCGTCGGGGTCGGCACCGTCTACCGGCGGTTCGCGTCGCTCGAGGCCCTCATGGCCGTGGTCCTCGAGGAGAAGATGCGCCGCTACGCCGAGCGCACCGAGCAGGCCGCCGAGCAGGCGCTCACCGCGCCCGGCGAGGCGTTCGACGACTACGTCATGTTCATGCTCGAGCAGCAGGCCACCGACGCCGCGTTCAGCGACGTCCTGCTCTCGCCCGGGGAGGGGACCGAGCTGTTCGTCGCCGAGAAGACCCGTGCCTTCCGCGCCTCTCTCGTGCTCGTCGCGCGCGCCAAGGACGCCGGTGCCGTCCGCGCCGACTTCGACTGCACCGACCTGCACCTGCTCCAGCACGCCGCACGCGGCCTGCTGCGCGGCACCCAGCGGTCGGCGCCCCTGGCCTGGAAGCGGTTCGGTGAGTACATGCTGCAGGCCTTCCGGCACGCCGGTGACGCACCGCTGACACCGCCGTCGCGGATCTGA
- a CDS encoding AAA family ATPase, translating into MGRANHLVEGLSGTGKSSVCRELTRRGFQAVDGDRELAYPGDPETGAPLAVSGRDDHVWDVAKVRALVADQREEVTFFCGGSRNFPAFVDAFDTVLVLEVDLATLHRRLDARPDEHWRDGRPTDRALVTRWHRTKETVPAGVAIDATAPLDQVVDEVLRRCGVVPRSDAS; encoded by the coding sequence GTGGGCAGGGCCAACCATCTCGTCGAGGGCCTCTCCGGCACCGGGAAGTCATCCGTGTGCCGTGAGCTGACGCGACGCGGCTTCCAGGCGGTCGACGGCGACCGGGAGCTGGCCTACCCCGGCGACCCGGAGACCGGCGCGCCGCTGGCGGTCAGCGGCCGGGACGACCATGTCTGGGACGTCGCGAAGGTCCGCGCCCTCGTGGCCGACCAGCGCGAGGAGGTGACCTTCTTCTGCGGCGGCTCGCGGAACTTCCCCGCGTTCGTCGACGCCTTCGACACGGTGCTCGTCCTCGAGGTCGACCTCGCCACCCTGCACCGGCGCCTCGACGCGCGGCCGGACGAGCACTGGCGTGACGGGAGGCCGACCGACCGTGCCCTCGTCACGCGGTGGCACCGCACGAAGGAGACCGTCCCGGCCGGGGTCGCGATCGACGCCACGGCACCGCTCGACCAGGTCGTCGACGAGGTCCTCCGCCGGTGCGGCGTCGTCCCGCGGTCGGACGCGTCCTAG
- a CDS encoding alpha/beta fold hydrolase — MRVTVVPYDDDWPAAFRRVEAELDAALASVDVRSIEHVGSTAVPGLPAKPVIDVDVVVDAAQLAPAIAALGAAGYTYTGEQGIPGRHAVTAPAGGTPRHVYVCVDGCLALRNHLAVRHVLRADPALRAQYAAVKRALAGRELTSMDEYVAGKTAVLRTVLSAAGMTTDDLDAVAAVNSTSGAGVGSLAGPVPVETSVNLQVLGRSLAAVRHEAGGDAVVLFCHGFRGEKSGPNRTFVRAARRLAQRGISSIRFDQYGSGDSAGDFLESRFTVWVDTIAALAREQRDLGRRVALFGQSMGGSAVLCAAAQVPVDAVVAWVPDASVDEFSPGPQGFVEEGGQRVGNAFWQEAHDAGVPDRFRTVTAPCHLVFGTADAYVSTQNREALLAEVGPDDRVDVFDGYPHSAWTYDQAEDVIARSVAFLVEHLATPAP, encoded by the coding sequence GTGCGTGTGACCGTGGTGCCGTACGACGACGATTGGCCGGCTGCCTTCCGACGCGTCGAGGCCGAGCTCGACGCGGCCCTCGCGTCCGTCGACGTGCGGTCGATCGAGCACGTCGGCAGCACCGCCGTCCCGGGCCTGCCGGCGAAGCCCGTCATCGACGTCGACGTGGTGGTCGACGCGGCGCAGCTGGCACCGGCGATCGCCGCCCTGGGCGCAGCGGGTTACACGTACACGGGTGAGCAGGGCATCCCCGGCCGGCACGCCGTCACGGCACCGGCGGGCGGCACCCCACGCCACGTGTACGTCTGCGTCGACGGCTGCCTGGCGCTCCGCAACCACCTGGCCGTGCGCCACGTGCTGCGCGCGGACCCGGCCCTGCGGGCGCAGTACGCCGCTGTGAAGCGTGCGCTGGCCGGGCGTGAGCTGACGTCGATGGACGAGTACGTCGCGGGCAAGACGGCCGTCCTGCGCACGGTGCTGAGCGCGGCGGGCATGACGACCGACGACCTGGACGCGGTCGCCGCGGTGAACTCGACGTCCGGTGCCGGTGTCGGATCGCTCGCCGGGCCGGTGCCCGTGGAGACCTCCGTGAACCTGCAGGTCCTGGGCCGGTCCCTCGCCGCCGTACGGCACGAGGCGGGCGGCGACGCCGTCGTGCTGTTCTGCCACGGGTTCCGTGGCGAGAAGTCGGGACCGAACCGGACCTTCGTGCGCGCCGCGCGCCGCCTCGCGCAGCGCGGCATCTCCTCGATCCGCTTCGACCAGTACGGGTCGGGCGACTCCGCAGGAGACTTCCTCGAGTCCCGCTTCACCGTCTGGGTGGACACGATCGCCGCGCTCGCACGGGAGCAGCGCGACCTGGGCCGTCGGGTGGCGCTGTTCGGTCAGAGCATGGGCGGCTCGGCCGTCCTCTGCGCCGCGGCACAGGTCCCCGTGGACGCGGTGGTCGCGTGGGTGCCGGACGCGAGCGTCGACGAGTTCTCCCCCGGGCCGCAGGGATTCGTCGAGGAGGGCGGCCAGCGGGTCGGCAACGCGTTCTGGCAGGAGGCGCACGACGCGGGTGTCCCCGACCGGTTCCGGACCGTGACGGCCCCGTGCCACCTCGTCTTCGGCACCGCCGACGCGTACGTCTCGACCCAGAACCGCGAGGCGCTGCTGGCGGAGGTGGGGCCCGACGACCGCGTCGACGTCTTCGACGGGTACCCGCACAGCGCGTGGACCTACGACCAGGCCGAGGACGTCATCGCCCGCAGCGTCGCGTTCCTCGTGGAGCACCTGGCGACCCCGGCACCCTGA
- a CDS encoding rhodanese-like domain-containing protein: MEAMQTSLTARDFFAAKLTYETDPADLAADRAAGRSPVVVDVRSEAGWRQGRIPGAVHVPGAELSDRAHEVLPDRDADVVVYCWGPGCNGSTWGALALAELGYTRVRELIGGYEYWVREGFATVSDDGRSRRAPDPLTAPSR, encoded by the coding sequence ATGGAGGCCATGCAGACCTCCCTCACGGCCCGCGACTTCTTCGCCGCCAAGCTGACCTACGAGACCGACCCCGCGGACCTCGCCGCCGACCGTGCCGCCGGACGCAGCCCGGTGGTCGTGGACGTCCGGTCGGAGGCGGGGTGGCGGCAGGGCCGGATCCCCGGCGCCGTGCACGTCCCCGGCGCGGAGCTCTCCGACCGCGCCCACGAGGTCCTGCCGGACCGCGACGCCGACGTCGTCGTGTACTGCTGGGGCCCCGGGTGCAACGGCAGCACCTGGGGCGCGCTCGCGCTGGCCGAGCTCGGCTACACCCGCGTGCGCGAGCTCATCGGCGGGTACGAGTACTGGGTGCGCGAGGGCTTCGCGACCGTCTCCGACGACGGCCGCTCGCGCCGCGCACCGGACCCCCTCACGGCACCGTCCCGATGA
- a CDS encoding histidine phosphatase family protein, which translates to MATSPPQTLPPPPVPGRVPARERTVHVVTHPEATHHVDGLVGGQFDSELTPRGEEHAAAVARALRARIAASSSAAVVTSDLRRAHRTATVVGDALGLRAVPDARLREKSYGEAGGRPQSWLDARFVPPPAVGDRLRHHDGLPATETRLDVAVRAYAAMTDALTLDVDELVVVTHGFTASLVVAAWIGMPIESAGHVAFPVPSGSITTLREDGFFHNRAVVTVGDVAHLQG; encoded by the coding sequence ATGGCCACCAGCCCTCCGCAGACCCTCCCGCCACCACCCGTCCCCGGCCGGGTGCCGGCTCGTGAACGCACCGTCCACGTCGTGACGCACCCCGAGGCGACCCACCACGTCGACGGGCTGGTCGGCGGGCAGTTCGACTCGGAGCTCACCCCGCGCGGGGAGGAGCACGCGGCGGCCGTCGCCCGGGCGCTGCGTGCCCGCATCGCCGCGTCGTCGTCGGCCGCCGTCGTGACGTCGGACCTGCGACGCGCGCACCGGACGGCCACCGTCGTCGGCGACGCGCTGGGCCTCCGCGCGGTCCCCGACGCGCGGTTGCGTGAGAAGTCGTACGGCGAGGCCGGCGGCCGACCGCAGTCCTGGCTCGACGCCCGCTTCGTGCCGCCGCCCGCGGTCGGCGACCGGCTGCGCCACCACGACGGCCTGCCGGCGACGGAGACCCGCCTCGACGTCGCCGTCCGCGCCTACGCGGCGATGACGGACGCGCTGACGCTCGACGTCGACGAGCTCGTCGTCGTGACCCACGGGTTCACCGCGTCCCTCGTCGTCGCGGCCTGGATCGGCATGCCCATCGAGTCCGCGGGCCACGTCGCGTTCCCCGTGCCGTCGGGGAGCATCACCACGCTGCGGGAGGACGGTTTCTTCCACAACCGAGCGGTCGTGACCGTCGGCGACGTCGCCCACCTGCAGGGGTGA
- a CDS encoding YqjF family protein, which yields MPREPQPVTTTAPDLTGRAITRQSWRDLTFVHWRVAPDVVAPLLPAGTRPDVHDGSSWVGLVPFRMVGVGAGFGPGVPWLGTFPETNVRLYSVDEQGRRGVVFLTLEASRLAFVLGTRAVFALPYTWARMRVSEADGVLTYTSRRRWPGPRDATTHVAVRPGAALAPGDAVAEFLTARWGLHTRAFGRTLYVPNRHATWPLQTAELLTVDDRLVAACGLPGTALRPPASVLFSRGVRTDFGPPVDVRTPLPG from the coding sequence ATGCCGCGCGAGCCCCAGCCCGTGACAACGACCGCCCCCGACCTGACGGGTCGCGCGATCACGCGGCAGTCGTGGCGGGACCTCACCTTCGTGCACTGGCGGGTCGCGCCCGACGTCGTCGCGCCCCTCCTGCCGGCCGGCACGCGACCGGACGTCCACGACGGGTCGAGCTGGGTCGGGCTCGTGCCGTTCCGCATGGTCGGCGTGGGCGCCGGGTTCGGGCCCGGCGTCCCGTGGCTCGGCACGTTCCCCGAGACGAACGTCCGGCTCTACTCGGTCGATGAGCAGGGACGCCGCGGCGTCGTCTTCCTGACGCTCGAGGCGTCCCGGTTGGCGTTCGTCCTCGGCACGCGGGCCGTGTTCGCACTGCCCTACACGTGGGCGCGGATGCGGGTGAGCGAGGCCGACGGCGTCCTGACGTACACGTCGCGACGCCGCTGGCCCGGGCCGCGGGACGCGACGACGCACGTCGCGGTGCGGCCGGGGGCGGCGCTCGCGCCCGGTGACGCCGTCGCCGAGTTCCTCACCGCGCGCTGGGGGCTGCACACGCGCGCGTTCGGCCGCACGCTGTACGTGCCCAACCGCCATGCGACGTGGCCGCTGCAGACCGCCGAGCTGCTGACCGTCGACGACCGCCTCGTCGCCGCCTGCGGGCTCCCGGGGACGGCGCTCCGACCACCGGCCTCGGTCCTGTTCTCGCGCGGGGTCCGCACGGACTTCGGCCCGCCCGTGGACGTCCGCACGCCGTTGCCCGGCTGA
- a CDS encoding MFS transporter: protein MTVVEEPAPALPVSYLSWLSGFTVGRLGDATLGFALGWVAAGIGGTTAALVLTLGGLPRLVLLLVGGAVADRVGARHLLIAGEAALLTLTCGLAAALTRFGSPVWLLMGAALTLGTVTAFCLPAAGSMPRRLVPDDQLPRALALRQGVSQIVLLASAPLGGLLVGSVGLAVVACLAAGASGVALSVLVALRDPTRPVRAAGTPAPRLDLLDGFRVVARAPGLRAALLLTGAGAALLLPVPSLLVPLLGRASGWGPGQTGAVAGAVGVGAVSAALLATRRRGPTSRVGTVSAAGGLALSAAGVPVLAGGATLDGPVAMVVTVVGGTVAGFGSGAFAARLAPMVLGSAPRTHLARVQALVGLAQLLPVLATTTALGALAEVTSPSWALGVTAVGLAGCAAWARVRVAS, encoded by the coding sequence GTGACCGTCGTCGAGGAACCCGCACCGGCCCTCCCGGTCAGCTACCTCTCGTGGCTGTCCGGCTTCACCGTCGGACGCCTCGGCGACGCCACCCTGGGCTTCGCGCTCGGCTGGGTCGCGGCCGGCATCGGCGGGACGACCGCGGCCCTCGTACTGACGCTCGGCGGCCTGCCCCGGCTGGTCCTGCTGCTGGTGGGCGGCGCGGTGGCCGACCGGGTCGGCGCACGACACCTGCTGATCGCCGGGGAGGCGGCGCTGCTCACCCTGACCTGCGGGCTGGCGGCGGCGCTCACGCGTTTCGGCAGCCCGGTCTGGCTGCTCATGGGCGCGGCGCTGACGCTCGGCACGGTCACCGCGTTCTGCCTGCCGGCGGCCGGGTCGATGCCGCGTCGCCTGGTCCCCGACGACCAGCTCCCCCGCGCGCTCGCCCTGCGCCAGGGCGTGAGCCAGATCGTGCTGCTGGCGTCCGCACCGCTGGGCGGACTCCTGGTCGGCAGCGTCGGTCTGGCCGTGGTCGCGTGCCTCGCGGCCGGGGCGTCGGGCGTCGCGCTGTCCGTCCTGGTCGCCCTCCGGGACCCGACCCGGCCGGTGCGCGCCGCCGGGACACCCGCGCCGCGCCTGGACCTGCTCGACGGCTTCCGGGTCGTCGCACGTGCTCCCGGTCTGCGGGCGGCGCTGCTGCTCACCGGCGCGGGCGCCGCGCTGCTGCTGCCGGTGCCGTCGCTCCTCGTGCCGCTGCTGGGCCGGGCGTCCGGCTGGGGTCCGGGGCAGACGGGCGCGGTCGCCGGCGCCGTGGGCGTCGGGGCGGTGAGCGCGGCGCTGCTCGCGACGCGACGCCGGGGGCCCACGTCCCGGGTCGGGACCGTCTCCGCCGCGGGCGGGCTCGCGCTCAGCGCGGCGGGGGTGCCGGTGCTCGCGGGCGGCGCGACCCTCGACGGCCCCGTCGCCATGGTCGTGACGGTGGTCGGTGGCACGGTCGCGGGGTTCGGGAGCGGTGCGTTCGCCGCACGGCTCGCGCCGATGGTCCTGGGCAGCGCACCCCGGACGCACCTCGCGCGGGTGCAGGCGCTCGTGGGTCTCGCCCAGCTGCTGCCCGTGCTGGCGACGACCACGGCCCTCGGTGCGCTGGCCGAGGTGACGTCACCGTCCTGGGCCCTCGGCGTCACGGCCGTCGGCCTCGCGGGGTGCGCGGCGTGGGCCCGCGTCCGCGTCGCCTCTTGA
- a CDS encoding GNAT family N-acetyltransferase yields the protein MTRPRATLQLRALTLQDEGAARAAHDELARDGCDFLLGVRPGEGWDAYLRRLDEVRVGVGLPDGWVPATFLVGDVDGVLVGRVSVRHALTEALTVVGGHIGYAVLPAHRRRGYATAMLRGALAVARSVGVREALVTCDDGNTGSARTIERCGGVLQDVAHVPGDDVATRRYRVPTTFEGEAARATSPS from the coding sequence ATGACACGGCCCCGCGCCACGCTGCAGCTGCGCGCACTCACGCTCCAGGACGAGGGCGCCGCCCGGGCCGCGCACGACGAGCTGGCACGTGACGGGTGCGACTTCCTGCTCGGGGTGCGCCCCGGCGAGGGCTGGGACGCCTACCTGCGGCGCCTGGATGAGGTGCGCGTGGGCGTCGGCCTGCCGGACGGCTGGGTCCCGGCGACGTTCCTCGTCGGGGACGTCGACGGGGTGCTCGTCGGGCGGGTCTCGGTGCGGCACGCGCTGACCGAGGCGCTGACCGTCGTCGGCGGCCACATCGGCTACGCGGTGCTGCCTGCGCACCGTCGGCGCGGGTACGCCACCGCGATGCTGCGCGGGGCGCTGGCGGTCGCCCGCTCCGTGGGCGTCCGCGAGGCGCTGGTGACCTGCGACGACGGGAACACCGGGTCGGCGCGGACGATCGAGCGCTGCGGCGGCGTGCTGCAGGACGTGGCGCACGTCCCGGGCGACGACGTGGCCACGCGCCGCTACCGGGTGCCGACGACGTTCGAGGGGGAGGCGGCGCGCGCCACCTCCCCCTCGTGA
- a CDS encoding Lrp/AsnC family transcriptional regulator: protein MASIERGAACRDQGRCPAKLGRDRGSAGSFPLVPSIPRLDFDATDHRVIEHLQRDGRMSVADLARAVNLSPSATADRVRRLTDAGVITGYSATVDPEALGYPIAAFVRLAYPSGNYRPFHDLVDTTPEIVEAHHVTGNDCFVIKVIARSMSDLERITGKLATLGGITTSVVYSTTVPRRNLRPA, encoded by the coding sequence ATGGCCTCCATCGAACGCGGCGCAGCATGCCGCGACCAGGGGCGATGCCCGGCGAAACTGGGACGCGACCGGGGATCCGCTGGTAGTTTCCCGCTCGTGCCGTCGATCCCACGCCTCGACTTCGACGCGACCGACCACCGCGTCATCGAGCACCTGCAGCGCGACGGCCGGATGAGCGTCGCCGACCTCGCCCGGGCGGTCAACCTGTCGCCCAGCGCGACGGCCGACCGGGTCCGCCGCCTCACCGACGCCGGCGTCATCACCGGGTACTCCGCGACGGTCGACCCCGAGGCGCTCGGCTACCCGATCGCGGCCTTCGTGCGACTGGCCTACCCGTCGGGCAACTACCGGCCGTTCCACGACCTGGTCGACACCACTCCGGAGATCGTCGAGGCCCACCACGTGACCGGCAACGACTGCTTCGTCATCAAGGTGATCGCCCGGTCGATGAGCGACCTCGAGCGCATCACGGGCAAGCTCGCGACGCTCGGCGGCATCACCACCAGCGTCGTCTACTCGACCACCGTGCCGCGCAGGAACCTCCGGCCCGCCTGA
- a CDS encoding MerR family transcriptional regulator — protein MPDDLLSIGALARASGLAVSALRYYDAAGVLRPAHVDPATGYRWYGSAQVHGARLVASLRQAGLPVADLVAVLAAPDQADAVLARHRRRLEEDLEVATAHLDAAQALLRQPGRCTVVTRDLVTAIAAVRHAVGRDPRWPGLAGVLLHLDGATLRLVACDRFRIAVATVPVRQPSGAQARVVAPLALLEEVASARLPDVGSVTLAPRRLDVLGHVGEPLPAAYPDYEALLPPGSSQPATTVAWDELAETVARADDVVVVRLDGHTAEFAAPRPTDTLGYSRSFLLDAVRAARSEHVALARDHARSALSVSPADRPHDVGLVMPVLLHR, from the coding sequence GTGCCCGACGACCTGCTCAGCATCGGCGCCCTCGCGCGGGCCAGCGGCCTGGCCGTCAGCGCCCTGCGGTACTACGACGCCGCCGGTGTGCTGCGGCCCGCCCACGTCGACCCCGCGACGGGGTACCGCTGGTACGGCTCCGCGCAGGTCCACGGCGCCAGGCTGGTCGCGAGCCTGCGCCAGGCGGGCCTCCCGGTGGCCGACCTGGTGGCCGTCCTCGCGGCGCCCGACCAGGCGGACGCCGTCCTCGCGCGCCACCGCCGCCGGCTGGAGGAGGACCTGGAGGTGGCGACCGCGCACCTCGACGCGGCCCAGGCGCTCCTGCGGCAGCCCGGCCGCTGCACGGTCGTCACCCGGGACCTCGTCACGGCGATCGCGGCCGTGCGCCACGCCGTCGGCCGCGACCCGCGGTGGCCAGGACTTGCAGGCGTCCTCCTGCACCTCGACGGGGCGACCCTGCGTCTCGTCGCGTGCGACCGCTTCCGCATCGCGGTCGCGACGGTGCCCGTGCGGCAGCCGTCGGGCGCACAGGCCCGCGTGGTCGCGCCGCTCGCCCTCCTCGAGGAGGTCGCGTCCGCGCGCCTGCCCGACGTCGGGTCGGTCACCCTGGCCCCGCGCCGGCTCGACGTCCTGGGGCACGTCGGCGAGCCGCTGCCCGCCGCGTACCCGGACTACGAGGCGCTGCTGCCCCCGGGCAGCTCGCAGCCCGCGACGACCGTCGCGTGGGACGAGCTCGCCGAGACGGTCGCGCGGGCGGACGACGTGGTCGTCGTGCGGCTCGACGGCCACACGGCGGAGTTCGCTGCGCCACGTCCGACGGACACGCTCGGCTACTCCCGGTCGTTCCTGCTCGACGCCGTCCGTGCCGCCCGGTCCGAGCACGTCGCCCTGGCGCGCGACCACGCGCGGTCCGCGCTGAGCGTCTCCCCCGCCGACCGCCCGCACGACGTCGGCCTCGTCATGCCCGTCCTGCTGCACCGCTGA
- a CDS encoding DoxX family protein produces MFIALVVLTVLLALVATSSAVMKLRRNEQVVSSIVGTVGFPERRLPVLAGLEIAGAVGIVVGLWVAPLGIAAAVGLTLYFVGAVIGHLRVRDTKGVTSPLVPLVLSIAVLVLRVVTA; encoded by the coding sequence ATGTTCATCGCGCTCGTCGTCCTCACCGTCCTGCTCGCCCTCGTCGCCACCAGCTCGGCGGTGATGAAGCTGCGCAGGAACGAGCAGGTCGTCTCGTCCATCGTCGGCACGGTCGGCTTCCCCGAGCGTCGCCTCCCGGTCCTCGCCGGCCTCGAGATCGCCGGCGCGGTCGGCATCGTCGTCGGCCTGTGGGTCGCGCCCCTGGGCATCGCCGCCGCGGTGGGCCTCACCCTCTACTTCGTCGGCGCAGTCATCGGCCACCTGCGGGTCCGCGACACCAAGGGCGTCACGTCCCCGCTCGTGCCGCTCGTCCTGTCCATCGCGGTCCTCGTGCTGCGCGTCGTCACCGCCTGA
- a CDS encoding 4a-hydroxytetrahydrobiopterin dehydratase produces MDMLADDEITQAGLTDWRKLAQGLHARYLVDDFGTAARFVAALGEPGDALGHHPSVSIGKGYVDLKLVSPDAVYRDGATEHVVEWVTQKDVDLARRITQIAAEHGLTADPASVSVVELGLDTARSATIAPVWAALLMGDPDSQGRGSPSDEIRDATGRVPNLWFGDADEQDGPRQRFHVEVYVAPEAAEQRIAAAVAAGGTVVDDSGAPGLTVIADQDGNTGVVCVA; encoded by the coding sequence ATGGACATGCTGGCGGACGACGAGATCACGCAGGCCGGGCTGACCGACTGGCGCAAGCTGGCCCAGGGCCTGCACGCCCGCTACCTCGTCGACGACTTCGGCACCGCCGCACGGTTCGTCGCCGCGCTCGGCGAGCCGGGCGACGCGCTCGGGCACCACCCGAGCGTCTCGATCGGCAAGGGGTACGTGGACCTCAAGCTGGTCAGCCCCGACGCGGTCTACCGGGACGGGGCCACCGAGCACGTCGTGGAGTGGGTGACGCAGAAGGACGTCGACCTCGCGCGGCGGATCACGCAGATCGCTGCCGAGCACGGGCTCACCGCCGACCCGGCCTCGGTCAGCGTCGTCGAGCTCGGCCTCGACACGGCCCGCTCCGCGACCATCGCCCCGGTGTGGGCCGCCCTGCTGATGGGGGACCCCGACTCCCAGGGCCGCGGGTCGCCCAGCGACGAGATCCGGGACGCGACCGGCCGGGTGCCGAACCTGTGGTTCGGGGACGCGGACGAGCAGGACGGCCCGCGTCAGCGGTTCCACGTCGAGGTGTACGTGGCGCCGGAGGCCGCCGAGCAGCGGATCGCCGCCGCCGTGGCCGCCGGTGGGACCGTCGTGGACGACAGCGGCGCGCCGGGGCTCACCGTGATCGCCGACCAGGACGGCAACACGGGCGTGGTCTGCGTCGCCTAG
- a CDS encoding phage holin family protein: MTDLLLRALVFLAAAALGLLAAAGLVDGVEVSTSGFVVTVVVFALAQSVLSPVVMKMTDRYAKAFLGGVGLLSTFVALVVATLVTDGLRIRGVTAWVLATLVVWLVTALGTFLLPFVLLRARRDDEPPTGRRGERARGGRPGRRPRDG, encoded by the coding sequence ATGACCGACCTGCTGCTGCGCGCTCTCGTCTTCCTCGCTGCCGCCGCCCTGGGCCTGCTGGCGGCGGCCGGCCTGGTCGACGGGGTCGAGGTCTCGACGTCGGGGTTCGTCGTGACCGTGGTCGTCTTCGCCCTCGCGCAGTCGGTGCTGTCCCCCGTCGTCATGAAGATGACCGATCGGTACGCGAAGGCGTTCCTCGGCGGCGTCGGGCTGCTCTCGACGTTCGTCGCCCTCGTCGTCGCGACCCTCGTCACCGACGGCCTGCGGATCCGGGGGGTCACGGCGTGGGTCCTCGCGACCCTCGTCGTGTGGCTCGTGACCGCGCTGGGCACGTTCCTCCTGCCCTTCGTCCTCCTGCGCGCCCGCCGCGACGACGAGCCCCCGACCGGCCGCCGTGGCGAGCGGGCACGCGGCGGGCGCCCGGGACGGCGGCCACGGGACGGGTAG